One Leptospira kirschneri serovar Cynopteri str. 3522 CT DNA segment encodes these proteins:
- a CDS encoding DUF3052 family protein → MAGYSVKSLGDKLGLKAGMKVYFKNLPEDIQKELRDQLKEVENKNILKGSFDYLHVFEKEIKELKKQFPKLVENLAEKGMIWISWPKGSSKVPTDLNENIVREIGLELGIVDVKVCAVSEIWSGLKFYRRKK, encoded by the coding sequence ATGGCGGGATATTCAGTAAAATCTTTAGGTGATAAGTTAGGACTCAAAGCGGGGATGAAGGTATATTTCAAGAACCTTCCAGAAGACATTCAAAAAGAACTTAGAGATCAACTCAAAGAGGTGGAAAACAAAAACATCTTAAAAGGATCATTCGATTATTTGCATGTATTTGAAAAGGAAATCAAAGAATTAAAAAAACAATTTCCGAAATTGGTGGAAAACTTGGCGGAAAAAGGAATGATTTGGATTTCCTGGCCCAAAGGATCGTCAAAAGTTCCGACCGATTTAAACGAAAATATCGTTCGTGAAATAGGATTAGAATTAGGGATCGTGGATGTAAAGGTCTGCGCGGTTTCTGAAATATGGTCCGGCTTAAAATTTTATAGAAGGAAAAAATAA
- a CDS encoding Dps family protein, with the protein MKEIDIGISEKNREAINSGLQKLLADTYILYFKTHSYHWNVTGPQFNTLHQMFQTQYNELWLSIDLIAERIRALGFYAPSSSHQLGKLTSIHEEGGVPHADDMIRHLVSGHETVIRTARSLLPAADEGGDEVTLDLLTQRLEVHEKTAWMLRSLLFVDNA; encoded by the coding sequence ATGAAAGAAATAGATATAGGAATATCCGAAAAAAATAGGGAAGCAATCAACTCTGGATTGCAAAAACTTTTAGCTGATACTTACATTTTATACTTTAAAACGCATAGTTATCACTGGAACGTTACCGGTCCACAATTTAACACTCTTCACCAGATGTTTCAAACTCAATACAACGAACTCTGGCTTTCCATCGATTTGATCGCTGAAAGAATTCGCGCCCTCGGTTTTTACGCGCCTAGCTCTTCTCATCAATTAGGAAAGTTGACTTCGATTCATGAAGAAGGTGGAGTTCCTCACGCAGATGATATGATTCGTCATTTGGTTAGCGGTCATGAAACCGTGATTAGAACCGCACGTTCTTTACTTCCTGCCGCCGACGAAGGAGGTGACGAAGTGACCCTAGATCTTTTGACCCAAAGATTAGAAGTACATGAAAAAACGGCTTGGATGCTTCGTAGTCTTTTATTCGTTGATAACGCTTAA
- a CDS encoding DegT/DnrJ/EryC1/StrS family aminotransferase — MGVPFIDIKRFEPGLLEEWIEKVKILSKNASFIGGEEVSTLEKNLTSYTETKFSIACANGTDALQLALRALGVGKGDSVIIPDSTFWATFESVVNVGADPYTVDTDPNDLQMDFVEFEKALDKVKPKAAVIVHLYGWGSSRLEDFRKLCKSKGIPLLEDGAQCFGVKFKGASIYKDALISTTSFYPAKVLGGAGDGGAVFTNDETLANKVKMLANHGRISHYAYGDVGWNSRLDTLQAAFLNLNLKHLEVRIASRLKAVQKYYDILPNLGIQVIHPPKDYEENGYCNVTLSTPEERPLIQEVLKEKEIGFGNIYPGAMSDQPGAKPYIKGKFGDKHTTGRICSSVLNYPLFPYMKEEELEEVFSAIRTFNSRKK; from the coding sequence ATGGGCGTCCCGTTTATAGACATTAAAAGATTTGAACCCGGTTTACTGGAAGAATGGATTGAAAAAGTAAAAATTCTCAGTAAAAACGCTAGTTTTATCGGCGGCGAAGAAGTTTCTACTTTAGAAAAGAATCTAACTTCCTACACGGAAACTAAATTTTCTATCGCTTGTGCAAACGGCACAGACGCCCTTCAACTCGCCTTACGTGCATTAGGTGTTGGCAAAGGAGACTCCGTCATTATCCCGGACTCGACTTTTTGGGCTACCTTCGAATCCGTAGTAAATGTTGGCGCTGATCCTTATACAGTTGATACCGACCCTAACGATCTTCAAATGGATTTTGTTGAATTTGAAAAAGCTCTGGATAAGGTCAAACCCAAGGCAGCGGTTATTGTTCATCTTTACGGCTGGGGCTCGTCCCGTCTTGAAGATTTTCGCAAACTCTGTAAATCGAAAGGAATTCCTTTATTGGAAGACGGAGCTCAATGTTTCGGTGTAAAATTCAAAGGCGCATCTATCTATAAGGATGCACTTATTTCCACTACTTCTTTTTATCCTGCGAAGGTGTTAGGTGGTGCGGGAGACGGTGGTGCAGTTTTTACAAACGACGAAACCCTCGCCAATAAAGTCAAAATGCTCGCCAATCACGGTAGAATTTCCCATTACGCCTACGGAGACGTAGGTTGGAATTCTAGACTGGATACCCTACAAGCCGCATTTTTAAACCTCAATCTAAAACATCTGGAGGTTAGAATTGCTTCTCGCCTTAAAGCTGTTCAAAAATATTATGATATACTCCCAAACCTAGGTATTCAAGTGATCCACCCTCCTAAGGATTACGAAGAAAACGGCTATTGCAACGTCACACTTTCCACTCCGGAAGAACGTCCTTTGATTCAGGAAGTCCTGAAAGAAAAAGAAATCGGTTTTGGTAATATTTATCCAGGTGCTATGAGTGATCAACCCGGTGCCAAACCTTATATCAAAGGAAAATTCGGCGATAAACATACAACCGGTAGAATCTGTTCCTCCGTTCTCAATTATCCTTTGTTTCCTTATATGAAGGAAGAAGAATTGGAAGAAGTTTTTTCCGCGATTAGGACATTTAATTCTAGGAAAAAATAA
- a CDS encoding tetratricopeptide repeat protein yields MNYKQKLFVLLFCFGRVLYAPPYSDREISLSEILTQYKLKNFSETLKLMNRVGKLTDSQKLAFNYTRAHSYFQLREYKNALEEFLKLLPDVPYKYEIYNNIGACYFYIGDYKNSLHYFNLSKTENPNYKIAEKNYILLQNAISVKNLEKLESTRENFPDIFLVVSFASADISTGWIYFYLGKSAEAIHLFKNAIKSDPEYSLSYLSLGYLYDSSGNFKSAIRYYKSALKIDPDYPDVWNNLGISYYNDGQIENSISHFEKAIQLNPTFAYPVNNLGFIYIQKDDFSDAKKYFLRSIELKPLEPFLLGETFAGLSICNYHLSEWDIAKENKKRSIELNFNLSREDYLRKELRWKARIVDVFLDRIDKKL; encoded by the coding sequence ATGAACTATAAACAAAAACTTTTCGTTCTTCTTTTTTGTTTTGGAAGAGTTCTTTATGCTCCACCTTATTCCGATCGAGAAATTTCTCTGAGCGAAATCTTGACTCAGTATAAGTTAAAGAATTTTAGTGAAACTCTCAAGTTGATGAACCGAGTCGGGAAATTGACCGATTCGCAAAAGTTAGCTTTCAATTACACTCGTGCCCACTCTTACTTTCAATTAAGAGAATATAAAAATGCTTTGGAAGAGTTTTTAAAACTTCTGCCGGATGTACCTTACAAGTATGAAATTTACAACAATATTGGAGCTTGTTATTTTTATATAGGCGATTACAAAAATTCACTTCATTATTTTAATCTTTCCAAAACGGAAAATCCGAATTATAAGATTGCGGAAAAAAATTATATTCTACTTCAGAATGCAATCTCTGTAAAAAATTTGGAAAAGCTGGAATCGACTCGAGAGAATTTTCCGGATATTTTTTTAGTAGTCTCATTTGCAAGTGCAGATATATCTACCGGATGGATTTATTTTTATCTAGGTAAGTCTGCGGAGGCGATTCATCTTTTTAAAAATGCAATTAAAAGTGATCCTGAATATTCTCTTTCGTACTTGTCCTTAGGTTATTTATATGATTCGAGTGGGAATTTTAAATCTGCGATTCGGTATTACAAATCCGCGTTGAAGATAGATCCTGATTATCCGGATGTTTGGAACAATCTTGGAATCAGCTATTATAACGATGGGCAAATAGAAAATTCAATCTCACACTTTGAGAAAGCGATCCAACTCAATCCTACGTTTGCATATCCGGTTAATAATTTAGGTTTTATTTATATACAAAAAGACGATTTTTCGGATGCAAAAAAATATTTTCTACGTTCAATTGAATTAAAGCCGTTGGAACCATTTTTATTGGGAGAGACATTTGCGGGTTTATCTATCTGCAATTATCATCTTTCGGAATGGGATATCGCAAAAGAGAATAAAAAAAGATCAATTGAACTCAACTTCAATCTTTCTAGAGAAGATTATTTGAGAAAAGAGTTAAGATGGAAGGCGAGGATTGTAGATGTTTTTTTAGATCGAATTGATAAAAAATTATAA
- the ispF gene encoding 2-C-methyl-D-erythritol 2,4-cyclodiphosphate synthase, giving the protein MYRIGNGIDFHKLEINPSRPLMLGGLECESEFALVGHSDADIILHAISDAILGASALGDIGQYFPDTDPSLKNMDSKMILAKCLELMKQKGFDLVNVDCTVIGEKPKIAPLKEKIIKSLSSLLNLPLDCVSVKATTTEKMGALGRQEGIGTFCSVLLEKRF; this is encoded by the coding sequence ATGTATAGAATTGGAAACGGAATTGACTTTCATAAATTGGAAATCAATCCAAGTCGGCCTTTGATGTTGGGTGGATTGGAATGTGAATCAGAATTTGCGCTTGTCGGACATTCGGATGCCGACATCATTTTACACGCGATTTCGGATGCAATTTTAGGAGCGAGTGCATTAGGCGATATTGGTCAGTATTTTCCGGATACGGATCCAAGTCTGAAAAATATGGACAGTAAGATGATTCTTGCCAAATGCCTCGAGCTGATGAAGCAAAAAGGTTTTGATCTTGTCAACGTAGATTGTACCGTGATCGGAGAAAAACCTAAGATCGCTCCGCTCAAAGAGAAAATTATAAAATCTTTAAGTAGTTTGTTAAATCTCCCTTTGGATTGTGTTTCTGTAAAAGCCACAACCACCGAAAAAATGGGCGCCTTGGGCAGACAAGAAGGGATCGGAACTTTTTGTTCGGTCCTTTTAGAAAAGCGGTTTTGA
- a CDS encoding GNAT family N-acetyltransferase, translating into MNIKILNKTDLDWLFNLEENCFGSRAWTKEMLYSHLEEFSGIGSTDLCYILYKMIGEEIEIFRIAVSYRKRRQGIGKELLEFLLNSEKEKTFFLEVDSTNYPAIALYDSCGFQRIHIRKHYYEDGSDALIYKKAPIDVFESFSFEVPES; encoded by the coding sequence TTGAACATAAAAATTCTCAATAAAACCGACTTAGATTGGCTTTTCAACTTAGAAGAAAATTGTTTTGGCAGCCGGGCCTGGACAAAAGAAATGTTATATTCCCATCTTGAGGAATTTTCCGGTATCGGTTCGACTGACCTTTGTTATATCCTCTACAAGATGATAGGCGAAGAAATCGAAATCTTCCGGATCGCGGTTTCTTACCGTAAAAGAAGACAAGGGATCGGAAAAGAACTTTTAGAATTTCTTTTAAATTCTGAAAAAGAAAAAACGTTTTTTCTTGAAGTTGATTCTACAAATTATCCTGCAATCGCTTTGTATGATTCTTGTGGGTTCCAAAGAATTCATATAAGAAAACATTATTACGAAGACGGTTCAGACGCTTTAATTTATAAAAAAGCTCCGATTGACGTTTTTGAAAGTTTTAGTTTTGAAGTTCCCGAGTCTTGA
- a CDS encoding tetratricopeptide repeat protein, whose translation MKRADTFRGNIMIQKTAILILSFCLFVFISCKRSEKFGFQNRVDRPPTVEDLEAWKERLAMEEAEIIELEKKISSMAQKTRSAGALSWKIAQGYMKIGDYDMGVKFYNRALKENNEGKKIEIVGAELHFFEPAIPYFEKALLLKPVDQQLLFETALAYANASKDRGWETTRRQIAIDLFTHLSIQDSRDSRFPFQLALIYFDSSMADSSWEGVSAGFHDQDKAFRILDDIIKKETRNVPARFAKANFLYRLGKVDDSKEEYLKVKKTIEDLNDAGLVRGGLEKNDSYQNVLQNLKKIEEASSKSE comes from the coding sequence ATGAAAAGGGCAGATACTTTCCGAGGAAATATTATGATTCAAAAAACTGCGATCTTAATTTTATCTTTTTGTTTATTTGTTTTTATCTCTTGCAAAAGGTCCGAAAAATTCGGATTTCAAAATCGAGTAGATAGACCACCTACCGTGGAGGATTTAGAAGCCTGGAAAGAAAGACTTGCGATGGAAGAAGCAGAGATCATCGAATTAGAAAAGAAGATTTCTTCGATGGCGCAAAAAACAAGATCTGCAGGAGCGCTCAGTTGGAAAATCGCTCAGGGTTATATGAAAATAGGAGACTACGATATGGGGGTCAAATTCTATAACCGCGCTTTGAAAGAAAATAACGAAGGAAAAAAAATAGAAATCGTAGGAGCGGAACTTCATTTTTTTGAACCGGCAATCCCTTATTTTGAAAAGGCGCTTCTACTAAAACCGGTTGATCAACAACTTCTATTTGAAACCGCTCTTGCCTATGCAAACGCTTCCAAAGATAGAGGTTGGGAAACTACAAGAAGACAAATAGCTATCGATCTTTTTACTCATCTATCTATTCAAGATTCTAGAGATTCTAGATTTCCGTTTCAACTCGCTCTCATCTATTTCGATTCTTCTATGGCGGATTCTTCTTGGGAAGGTGTATCCGCAGGTTTTCACGACCAAGATAAAGCATTTAGAATTTTAGATGATATTATAAAAAAAGAAACTAGAAACGTTCCCGCTCGTTTCGCAAAAGCGAATTTCTTATATAGGCTCGGCAAGGTGGACGATTCCAAAGAAGAATATTTAAAAGTAAAAAAAACGATCGAAGATTTAAACGATGCGGGGCTGGTTCGAGGTGGACTTGAAAAAAACGATTCGTATCAAAACGTACTTCAAAATCTGAAAAAAATAGAAGAGGCTTCCTCAAAATCGGAATGA
- the dprA gene encoding DNA-processing protein DprA gives MNLLVLADYQVSKFCFRNQIFRKLNSWESLEQYLKDQLPASILDRSLFNSEKISKELDLTGFRILSIYDPKYPPLLKEIYDPPLILFYKGNLNILNLSYAAVVGTRNPSPISVFASELFPSYLKNKGFSGIVSGLAKGIDAVSMNSALDEDLAVIGVMGTGPEKEYPYENKMLYQRINSSNRTLILTEYPPGQKILKYTFPKRNRIITGLCSSVFIVEAPEKSGAISSAYNAIEQNRNVFIFSDSRQTKNFGGEILIREGAEILNLKDISLGMKEVFHINDLLPDSQSKIPGMLAELSKKRFSGEWKPIGAGYYARKIYFQPILPDF, from the coding sequence ATGAATTTACTCGTTCTAGCCGATTACCAGGTTTCTAAATTCTGTTTTAGAAATCAAATATTCAGAAAATTGAATTCTTGGGAAAGTCTGGAACAATATTTGAAAGACCAACTTCCCGCTTCCATTCTGGATAGATCCTTGTTTAATTCTGAAAAAATTTCTAAGGAACTGGACTTGACCGGATTTAGGATTTTATCCATTTACGATCCGAAATATCCGCCTCTTTTGAAGGAAATTTATGATCCACCTCTGATTTTATTTTATAAAGGAAATTTGAATATTTTAAATTTATCATATGCAGCCGTGGTCGGTACCAGGAACCCTTCTCCGATTTCGGTTTTTGCCTCGGAGTTGTTCCCTTCTTATTTAAAGAACAAGGGTTTTTCCGGAATCGTTTCTGGTCTTGCCAAAGGGATTGACGCTGTAAGTATGAACTCCGCTCTCGACGAAGACTTGGCGGTCATAGGAGTGATGGGAACCGGTCCGGAAAAAGAATATCCTTACGAAAATAAAATGTTATACCAAAGAATAAATTCTTCCAACCGGACTTTAATTTTGACGGAATATCCTCCCGGTCAAAAAATTTTAAAGTACACGTTTCCAAAACGAAATAGAATTATCACCGGGCTTTGTAGTTCCGTTTTTATCGTAGAAGCTCCTGAAAAATCGGGAGCAATTTCATCCGCTTATAACGCAATAGAACAAAATAGAAATGTTTTTATTTTTTCGGATTCTCGTCAGACAAAAAATTTCGGTGGGGAAATTCTAATCCGAGAAGGAGCGGAAATCTTAAATTTAAAAGATATCTCTTTGGGAATGAAAGAAGTGTTTCATATTAACGATCTTTTGCCGGATTCCCAGTCGAAAATTCCGGGAATGCTTGCAGAACTTTCTAAGAAACGCTTTTCTGGCGAGTGGAAACCAATCGGCGCTGGTTACTATGCGAGAAAAATTTATTTCCAACCTATTCTCCCGGATTTCTAA
- a CDS encoding HTTM domain-containing protein, with amino-acid sequence MREKFISNLFSRISNPIPAWSLGFYRIVFGILLFILAFRYFSNGWISKYFLDPSFHFKFYGLSWIGVFPDWILYSLFVSLLFFAVFISLGIFYRISVFCFFLIFSYINLLEVAVYLNHYYLVCLLLFLLIWIPADKALNVFHIFRIFKNKSILETASVPAWNLYVLRFQIGVVYFFGGIGKLVPDWLLNAQPVRIWLLRNSDIPIFGPIFSMPVTGYFFSYAGLIFDLTIPFLLLNRNMRVFGYSLVLIFHFLTWKLFPIGMFPWIMILNSTLFFTPTWPVDLFRFLKSRRMFPDQENIFHFLWTRFPIHFKRSVFSFIESFLKFLELKSQTSENFLFSKIKTFRDKFGLLFSDRVLRYFWFFYVLFQSLFPLRHFLYPGNHLWTEQGFRFSWQIMLVQKNGIASFRVVNQQTGETNVVLPESHLNEIQRIMMSYQPDLILQFAHWIGKNEKEKTGQEVSVYADVMVSLNGRKSQVLIDPERDLMKVSNSLTNKEWVLSGDEE; translated from the coding sequence ATGCGAGAAAAATTTATTTCCAACCTATTCTCCCGGATTTCTAATCCTATTCCGGCTTGGTCCCTGGGATTTTATCGGATTGTATTCGGTATTCTTCTTTTTATATTAGCATTTCGTTATTTTTCAAACGGATGGATCTCCAAATACTTTTTAGATCCGAGTTTTCATTTTAAATTTTACGGTCTTTCCTGGATCGGAGTTTTTCCAGATTGGATCTTATATTCTCTTTTTGTTTCTCTTCTTTTTTTTGCGGTGTTTATTTCTTTGGGAATTTTTTACAGAATTTCCGTCTTTTGTTTTTTTCTGATCTTTAGTTATATCAATCTTTTAGAAGTTGCGGTTTATCTAAATCATTATTATCTCGTTTGTTTGCTTCTTTTTCTTTTGATCTGGATACCTGCCGATAAGGCTTTGAACGTATTTCATATTTTTAGAATATTCAAAAATAAATCGATTTTAGAGACGGCCTCAGTTCCTGCTTGGAATCTTTATGTTCTTAGGTTTCAGATTGGTGTGGTTTATTTTTTCGGTGGAATTGGTAAGTTGGTTCCGGACTGGCTTTTGAACGCGCAGCCGGTTCGAATCTGGCTTCTTCGTAACTCGGATATTCCTATTTTTGGCCCGATATTCTCTATGCCTGTTACCGGATATTTTTTTAGTTATGCGGGTTTGATCTTTGATCTTACGATTCCTTTTTTGTTATTAAATCGAAACATGAGAGTATTTGGATATTCTTTAGTTCTAATCTTTCATTTTTTGACTTGGAAATTGTTCCCGATTGGTATGTTCCCTTGGATTATGATTTTGAATTCTACTTTGTTTTTTACTCCTACTTGGCCTGTGGATCTATTTCGATTTCTAAAATCCAGAAGAATGTTTCCGGATCAAGAGAATATTTTTCATTTTTTATGGACTCGATTTCCGATCCATTTTAAGAGATCGGTTTTTTCCTTTATTGAATCCTTTTTGAAATTTTTAGAATTGAAGTCTCAAACATCGGAAAATTTTCTTTTCTCTAAAATAAAAACATTTAGAGATAAATTCGGTTTACTTTTCTCCGATCGTGTTCTTCGTTACTTCTGGTTTTTTTACGTTCTTTTTCAATCCTTATTCCCTCTCAGACATTTTTTATATCCTGGAAATCATCTTTGGACGGAACAAGGTTTTAGATTTTCCTGGCAGATCATGTTGGTTCAAAAAAACGGAATCGCTTCTTTTAGAGTAGTGAATCAGCAAACAGGAGAAACAAATGTAGTACTTCCGGAATCTCATCTCAACGAAATTCAAAGAATTATGATGAGTTATCAGCCGGATTTAATCCTTCAATTTGCGCATTGGATCGGTAAAAACGAAAAGGAAAAAACAGGTCAAGAAGTTTCGGTTTATGCAGACGTTATGGTTTCTTTAAACGGTAGAAAAAGTCAGGTTTTGATCGATCCGGAAAGAGACCTTATGAAAGTCTCTAATTCTCTTACCAATAAGGAATGGGTTTTGTCTGGAGACGAAGAATGA
- the ygiD gene encoding 4,5-DOPA dioxygenase extradiol, whose protein sequence is MTNPVLFFGHGSPMNLITTSDFTRNVEEFGSTLSEVKNILVISAHWKTKGTYVTIADPPEQIYDFYGFPQELYEVKYRPSGSTELAQRIQKLVKTVDVWATKDWGLDHGSWGVLYFLFRKANFPVIQLSIDANLNPEKQYEIGKELRPLRDEGTLILGSGNIVHNLHKADFYNLNATPSDWAIEFDEYIRQALESRNDKTILDFQNKGEIAKLAAPSTEHLEPIFYILGAMKPEEKVKFIHHSFQNRTVSMRSFTSV, encoded by the coding sequence ATGACAAACCCTGTTTTATTTTTTGGACACGGTTCTCCAATGAATCTCATCACTACTTCCGACTTTACTCGAAACGTAGAAGAATTCGGCTCTACACTTTCAGAAGTTAAGAATATACTCGTAATTTCCGCACACTGGAAAACGAAAGGAACCTATGTGACGATTGCCGATCCACCGGAACAGATCTATGATTTTTACGGATTCCCACAAGAACTATACGAAGTAAAATACAGACCATCCGGATCTACAGAACTCGCACAACGAATCCAAAAATTAGTAAAAACCGTAGACGTATGGGCCACAAAAGATTGGGGATTGGACCACGGAAGTTGGGGAGTGTTGTATTTTCTATTTCGGAAAGCAAACTTTCCAGTCATTCAATTGAGCATAGACGCAAACTTAAATCCAGAAAAACAATACGAAATCGGAAAAGAATTACGACCTCTTCGCGATGAAGGAACCCTAATATTAGGAAGTGGTAATATTGTTCACAATCTTCATAAGGCTGACTTTTACAACCTAAACGCAACCCCCTCGGATTGGGCAATCGAGTTCGACGAATATATAAGACAAGCTTTGGAGTCTAGAAACGACAAAACAATTTTAGATTTTCAAAATAAAGGAGAAATCGCAAAACTTGCTGCACCCAGCACGGAACATTTAGAGCCTATCTTTTATATTTTAGGAGCGATGAAACCGGAAGAAAAAGTGAAATTTATCCATCATAGTTTTCAGAATCGAACCGTATCGATGCGATCTTTCACTTCGGTTTAA
- a CDS encoding glycosyltransferase has translation MKVAVIHDWLNGMRGGELVLDSLLKIYPNADLFTLFYTPGKLNPRIEQRKITTAFTDRLPFKESKYRWYLPLFPIAIESLDLKGYDLVVSSSHCVAKGVITDPDSIHFSYVHSPMRYVWDLYYDYFPSRKGFKFFTFEMISNYLRTWDVASSSRVDKFWSNSEFVARRIRKFYRREAKVIFPPCLPEKWKVVSATKDDFYLVVSAFAPYKRIDLAIETFRKNGKRLVLIGGGQEFKKLTSKLPKNIEVLPQLKREEVLEYYKKAKAFLFPGMEDFGIAPVEAQAHCTPVIAFGKGGALETVVSDKTGVFFPEQTVESLQAAIDRSDRISWKTSEFQKNVNRFTEEKFIIEIKKQVENRIGTPRKKGYSFDSTSQAERE, from the coding sequence ATGAAAGTTGCCGTCATACACGACTGGTTGAATGGGATGAGAGGAGGAGAATTGGTTCTAGATTCTCTGCTTAAAATATATCCTAACGCCGATCTATTCACATTATTTTATACACCTGGAAAATTAAATCCTCGGATCGAACAAAGAAAAATCACTACTGCTTTTACTGATCGTCTTCCGTTTAAGGAATCTAAATATAGATGGTATCTTCCATTGTTCCCGATTGCAATCGAGTCCTTGGATCTAAAAGGATATGATCTTGTCGTTTCTTCGTCTCATTGTGTGGCCAAAGGTGTCATAACGGATCCGGATTCGATTCATTTTAGTTATGTACATTCTCCTATGCGTTATGTTTGGGATTTGTATTACGACTATTTTCCTTCTCGAAAAGGTTTTAAGTTCTTCACCTTCGAAATGATTTCAAATTATCTTAGAACCTGGGATGTCGCTTCCTCTTCGAGAGTAGATAAATTTTGGTCCAATTCAGAATTTGTAGCTCGAAGAATCCGAAAATTCTATCGCAGAGAAGCCAAAGTAATTTTTCCTCCTTGTCTGCCAGAAAAATGGAAAGTGGTCTCCGCAACAAAAGACGATTTTTATCTCGTCGTCTCCGCGTTTGCTCCTTACAAAAGAATTGATCTTGCGATCGAAACGTTTCGTAAAAATGGTAAACGCCTCGTACTCATCGGGGGAGGACAGGAATTTAAAAAACTCACTTCTAAACTTCCGAAAAACATAGAAGTACTTCCTCAACTCAAACGGGAAGAAGTTTTGGAATATTATAAAAAAGCAAAAGCTTTTCTCTTTCCTGGGATGGAAGATTTCGGAATCGCTCCCGTAGAAGCGCAGGCTCATTGTACTCCTGTGATTGCCTTTGGTAAAGGTGGAGCTTTGGAAACGGTGGTTTCAGATAAAACGGGAGTTTTTTTTCCAGAACAAACTGTGGAGTCTTTACAGGCTGCGATTGATCGATCTGACCGGATTTCCTGGAAAACTTCTGAGTTTCAGAAGAATGTAAATCGTTTTACCGAGGAAAAATTCATTATCGAAATCAAAAAGCAGGTCGAAAATAGAATCGGAACTCCAAGGAAAAAGGGATATTCGTTTGATTCTACTTCACAGGCTGAAAGGGAATGA
- a CDS encoding flagellar FlbD family protein gives MILLHRLKGNEFVLNASHIECLEANPDTTITLSNDRKYVVKESVSEVIEKILEYKKRILVFPLGSSPDQFKRLE, from the coding sequence TTGATTCTACTTCACAGGCTGAAAGGGAATGAGTTCGTTCTAAACGCATCTCATATAGAATGTCTTGAGGCGAATCCAGATACGACGATCACACTTTCCAATGACAGAAAGTATGTGGTAAAAGAGTCGGTCTCCGAAGTAATCGAAAAAATTTTAGAATATAAAAAACGTATTCTCGTGTTTCCTCTGGGATCTTCTCCGGATCAGTTCAAAAGGTTGGAATAA
- a CDS encoding motility protein A, with product MDFGTVVGFGAACVLMIFGIISAGLSPLDIFDIPSVIITFGGATAGTIMAVPWESTLAVGKITQKVFKTEKHDLIELIKTLVSFSEKARREGLLALEDDVNELPDEFLRKGITLVVDGTDPELVRNIMETEMGNIASRHNNGKAWWENWGALAPAFGMIGTLIGLVQMLKNLGSGDPSAIGTGMAAALITTLYGSMGANMFAIPVMKKLIRKSEDELTIKQIMIEGTLSIQSGDNPRIVKDKLSSFLPPSERDVLKDEGE from the coding sequence ATGGATTTTGGAACAGTAGTTGGTTTTGGTGCAGCGTGTGTCCTGATGATTTTCGGGATCATTTCAGCGGGGTTAAGTCCATTAGATATTTTTGATATTCCTTCGGTCATCATTACCTTTGGAGGTGCGACCGCCGGTACAATTATGGCCGTACCTTGGGAATCCACTCTCGCGGTCGGTAAGATAACTCAAAAAGTTTTTAAAACGGAAAAACACGATCTCATAGAATTGATTAAAACGTTAGTCTCCTTTTCAGAGAAGGCGAGGAGAGAAGGACTTCTTGCACTTGAAGACGACGTAAACGAGTTACCGGATGAATTTCTACGGAAAGGAATTACACTTGTAGTGGATGGAACCGATCCCGAACTCGTCAGAAATATTATGGAAACCGAAATGGGTAATATCGCATCACGTCACAATAATGGAAAGGCTTGGTGGGAAAACTGGGGAGCCTTGGCTCCTGCATTCGGAATGATTGGAACCTTGATTGGACTTGTACAGATGTTGAAGAACCTAGGTTCTGGTGACCCTTCCGCGATCGGAACTGGGATGGCAGCCGCTTTGATCACAACTTTGTACGGATCTATGGGTGCGAACATGTTTGCGATTCCTGTCATGAAAAAACTTATACGTAAGTCTGAAGACGAACTTACAATCAAACAGATTATGATCGAAGGAACTTTATCCATACAATCCGGAGATAATCCTAGAATCGTAAAAGATAAATTGTCTTCGTTTCTTCCTCCTTCGGAAAGAGACGTACTCAAAGACGAAGGCGAATAA